From one Asterias amurensis chromosome 10, ASM3211899v1 genomic stretch:
- the LOC139943322 gene encoding methyltransferase-like protein 27, which produces MDSTTPVFSIEEKRDPCYGKSALPYEEQRKIMDDLYREWIKDDCYEKEHKSVGYVAHIELAQEILKCVTDKTSRILDCASGTGFLGEELQKIGFTNLDALDASQESLDYSKKKEIYQNYICGLLGPKKMEIDSDVYDAVVFSGCFGNIHTQSDCFPELIRITKPGGYIMFTVRRSVLLKDELCSNGALDADIHDLDLKGKWRYLSKTQKLYMTNQDLRGKKEYCYVFVCKVL; this is translated from the exons ATGGATTCTACAActccagtattctcaattgagGAGAAGAGGGATCCATGTTACGGGAAGTCTGCATTGCCGTACGAAGAGCAACGCAAGATTATGGACGATTTATACCGAGAGTGGATTAAGGACGACTGCTACGAAAAG gaacaCAAGAGTGTTGGCTATGTTGCACACATTGAACTAGCTCAAGAGATATTGAAGTGCGTTACAGACAAGACTTCACGTATACTTGATTGCGCTTCTGGAACTGGCTTTCTGGGTGAAGAG CTGCAAAAGATTGGCTTCACAAATTTGGATGCCCTAGACGCATCGCAGGAATCTCTCGATTACAGCAAGAAGAAAGAGATTTATCAGAACTACATTTGTGGACTTCTCGGACCAAAGAAAATGGAAATTGACAGCg ACGTGTATGATGCTGTTGTGTTTTCAGGATGCTTTGGGAACATTCACACACAATCGGACTGTTTTCCGGAACTTATACGAATCACTAAACCAG GTGGCTATATCATGTTCACCGTACGACGATCAGTTCTTCTGAAGGATGAGTTGTGCAGTAATGGTGCGTTGGATGCAGACATTCATGATCTGGACCTCAAAGGAAAATGGAGATACCTCTCGAAAACGCAGAAACTCTACATGACAAATCAAGACCTCAGAGGGAAGAAAGAATACTGTTATGTTTTCGTTTGTAAAGTGCTTTGA